A genomic region of Streptomyces rimosus contains the following coding sequences:
- a CDS encoding aspartate kinase translates to MGLVVQKYGGSSVADAEGIKRVAKRIVEAKKNGNQVVVVVSAMGDTTDELIDLAQEVSPMPSGREFDMLLTAGERISMALLAMAIKNLGHEAQSFTGSQAGVITDSVHNKARIIDVTPGRIKTSVDEGNIAIVAGFQGVSQDKKDITTLGRGGSDTTAVALAAALDADVCEIYTDVDGVFTADPRVVKKARKIDWISFEDMLELASSGSKVLLHRCVEYARRYNIPIHVRSSFSGLRGTWVSNEPQGDQPMEQAIISGVAHDTSEAKVTVVGVPDKPGEAATIFRAIADSEVNIDMVVQNVSAASTGLTDISFTLPKDEGRKAVAALEKTKASVGFDSLRYDDQIAKISLVGAGMKTNPGVTATFFEALSNAGVNIELISTSEIRISVVTRADDVKEAVQAVHSAFGLDSESDEAVVYGGTGR, encoded by the coding sequence GTGGGCCTTGTCGTGCAGAAGTACGGCGGCTCATCCGTTGCGGATGCCGAGGGCATCAAGCGCGTTGCCAAGCGAATCGTCGAGGCCAAGAAGAACGGCAACCAGGTGGTTGTGGTGGTCTCCGCGATGGGCGACACGACGGACGAGCTGATCGATCTCGCGCAGGAAGTGTCCCCGATGCCGTCGGGGCGCGAGTTCGACATGCTGCTGACCGCCGGAGAGCGGATCTCCATGGCCTTGCTGGCGATGGCGATCAAAAACCTCGGTCACGAGGCGCAGTCCTTCACCGGCAGCCAGGCCGGTGTCATCACCGACTCCGTGCACAACAAGGCACGGATCATCGATGTCACCCCGGGCCGCATCAAGACGTCCGTGGACGAGGGCAACATCGCCATCGTCGCCGGTTTCCAGGGCGTCTCCCAGGACAAGAAGGACATCACCACGCTGGGGCGGGGCGGCTCGGACACCACCGCCGTCGCGCTGGCCGCGGCGCTGGACGCGGATGTCTGTGAGATCTACACCGACGTGGACGGCGTCTTCACCGCCGACCCCCGGGTCGTGAAGAAGGCCCGGAAGATCGACTGGATCTCGTTCGAGGACATGCTGGAGCTGGCCAGCTCCGGTTCCAAGGTGCTGCTGCACCGCTGCGTCGAGTACGCCCGCCGTTACAACATCCCGATCCACGTCCGCTCGTCCTTCTCGGGGCTGCGCGGCACCTGGGTCAGCAACGAACCGCAAGGGGACCAGCCCATGGAGCAGGCGATCATCTCGGGCGTCGCGCACGACACCTCCGAGGCGAAGGTCACGGTCGTCGGCGTGCCGGACAAGCCGGGCGAGGCGGCGACGATCTTCCGCGCCATCGCGGACTCCGAGGTCAACATCGACATGGTCGTGCAGAACGTGTCGGCCGCCTCGACGGGCCTGACCGACATCTCCTTCACGCTGCCGAAGGACGAGGGCCGCAAGGCCGTCGCGGCGCTGGAGAAGACCAAGGCGTCGGTGGGCTTCGACTCGCTGCGCTACGACGACCAGATCGCCAAGATCTCGCTGGTCGGCGCCGGTATGAAGACCAACCCCGGGGTGACGGCGACCTTCTTCGAGGCGCTGTCCAACGCGGGCGTGAACATCGAGCTGATCTCGACCTCCGAGATCCGCATCTCGGTCGTCACCCGTGCCGACGACGTCAAGGAAGCCGTGCAGGCCGTGCACAGCGCCTTCGGTCTCGACAGTGAGAGTGACGAGGCCGTGGTGTACGGCGGCACCGGTCGATGA
- a CDS encoding DUF5063 domain-containing protein: MSDATLHDATQNPDDFAVQISDSIESFIVAVTEVAKGDEPDSAVPFLLLEVSQLLLTGGRLGAHEDIVPDERYEPDVGPEPDVDELRERFARLLDPVDVYSEVFDPYVPRSEPVASRISDDLADIITDLRHGLAHYRAGRISEALWWWQFSYLSNWGPTASAALRALQSLVAHVRLDQPLDALDGLDTDSGAVDGDEERLAEEAGKVMAAEIAGPLGLRRV; encoded by the coding sequence ATGTCTGATGCCACGCTGCACGACGCGACGCAGAACCCGGACGATTTCGCCGTACAGATCTCCGACTCGATCGAAAGCTTCATCGTCGCGGTCACCGAGGTGGCCAAGGGCGACGAGCCGGACAGTGCCGTGCCGTTTCTGCTGCTGGAGGTCTCCCAGCTGCTGCTGACCGGCGGCCGGCTGGGCGCGCACGAGGACATCGTGCCGGACGAGCGGTACGAGCCCGACGTCGGCCCGGAGCCGGACGTGGACGAGCTGCGGGAGCGTTTCGCCCGGCTGCTGGACCCGGTCGACGTGTACTCCGAGGTCTTCGACCCGTACGTACCGCGCAGCGAGCCCGTCGCGTCCCGGATCTCGGACGATCTCGCGGACATCATCACGGACCTGCGGCACGGGCTGGCGCACTACCGCGCGGGCCGGATCAGCGAGGCGCTGTGGTGGTGGCAGTTCTCGTACCTGTCGAACTGGGGGCCGACGGCGAGCGCGGCCCTGCGCGCGCTGCAGTCGCTGGTCGCCCACGTACGCCTCGACCAGCCGCTGGACGCGCTGGACGGCCTGGACACGGACAGCGGCGCGGTGGACGGCGACGAGGAGCGGCTGGCCGAGGAGGCCGGCAAGGTCATGGCGGCGGAGATCGCCGGGCCGCTGGGGCTGCGGCGGGTGTGA